In one Pseudomonadota bacterium genomic region, the following are encoded:
- a CDS encoding mandelate racemase/muconate lactonizing enzyme family protein, whose protein sequence is MKITDVKVHILQSTLDKPFAFSQGWVKVRSATIVEVQTDQGLVGWGEAFAQGLESPQIAASVIEHSLKPLILDANPTDLEILWHKMYNHTRDFGRKGSIMAAISAVDIALWDIAGKFFEVPISQLIGGRFRNQVQPYATGFYRLSGQNEEGRLADEAIAHNEAGFKAMKIKLGFGVDDDIRVMRQVGRVLEGRGVELMVDTNHAYGRTESLRLGRVLDEYDLRWYEEPVPPEDIDGYIELRTKLATPIAGGENEHSIYGFRELLNRHAVDIVQPDIGSCGGITGARHASILAQANGIEVNPHVWGSGVSQAASLQVLAALPDAVHSLYPRQPILEYDRSSHPFRNDLVDRPLTLNKDAMVEISDAPGLGIQVNREIIKRFKVN, encoded by the coding sequence ATGAAAATTACAGATGTTAAGGTGCATATCTTGCAAAGTACTTTGGATAAGCCCTTTGCCTTTTCCCAGGGGTGGGTCAAGGTGAGGTCTGCGACTATTGTTGAAGTTCAGACTGATCAAGGCTTAGTAGGTTGGGGTGAGGCCTTCGCGCAAGGCCTTGAGTCTCCACAAATAGCCGCATCAGTGATAGAGCACTCGCTTAAACCATTGATCTTGGACGCCAATCCGACGGACTTAGAAATCCTTTGGCATAAAATGTACAACCATACGCGGGACTTTGGGCGAAAAGGATCCATCATGGCGGCCATCAGTGCTGTAGATATCGCCTTATGGGATATTGCAGGAAAATTTTTTGAGGTTCCGATCTCTCAACTCATTGGGGGAAGGTTTCGAAATCAGGTCCAACCTTACGCCACAGGTTTTTATCGATTGAGCGGGCAGAATGAGGAGGGGCGATTGGCCGATGAAGCCATTGCGCACAACGAAGCAGGTTTTAAAGCAATGAAAATTAAACTTGGTTTTGGTGTAGATGATGACATTAGGGTCATGCGCCAAGTCGGGCGGGTGCTTGAGGGGCGAGGTGTTGAGCTCATGGTAGATACGAATCATGCTTATGGTCGCACTGAATCCTTACGGTTAGGGCGAGTACTTGATGAGTATGACCTGCGCTGGTACGAAGAGCCTGTTCCGCCGGAAGATATTGATGGGTATATTGAGCTTCGTACCAAATTAGCGACACCAATCGCTGGAGGGGAGAATGAGCACTCTATATATGGATTTCGTGAGTTGTTGAATCGCCATGCAGTTGATATTGTGCAGCCTGATATCGGATCTTGCGGCGGCATTACGGGAGCTAGGCATGCCTCGATACTAGCCCAAGCCAACGGAATAGAAGTTAATCCTCATGTCTGGGGTTCTGGAGTCTCACAGGCGGCCTCTCTTCAGGTTTTAGCGGCGCTACCCGATGCAGTTCATTCGTTATATCCAAGACAACCTATTCTTGAGTACGATCGATCATCGCATCCCTTTAGAAATGATCTGGTAGATCGACCCCTAACACTTAACAAGGATGCAATGGTTGAAATATCGGATGCTCCAGGACTTGGGATTCAAGTCAACAGAGAGATAATAAAAAGATTCAAGGTTAATTAA
- a CDS encoding Rap1a/Tai family immunity protein: MKRVNLALCLVLLLPALLRAETDGNELLEMMQHPNGREATQPFIDDVWIKWNNGLFCIPEENIRETTFAAVLYYLENHPENLFRPRRYLIVQALRIGFPCTKE, translated from the coding sequence ATGAAACGTGTAAACCTAGCATTATGTTTAGTGTTGCTACTACCGGCTTTATTGAGAGCGGAAACTGATGGTAACGAGTTGCTTGAGATGATGCAGCACCCTAATGGTCGCGAGGCAACTCAGCCATTCATCGATGATGTTTGGATTAAGTGGAATAATGGACTATTTTGTATTCCTGAAGAAAACATAAGGGAGACGACATTCGCAGCCGTTTTGTACTACCTAGAGAATCATCCTGAAAATCTTTTTCGGCCTCGACGTTATTTAATAGTGCAAGCGCTCAGAATAGGGTTCCCCTGTACTAAAGAATAA
- a CDS encoding enoyl-CoA hydratase: protein MNYENILVEKRGNVALITLNRPEVLNALSPDLMRELSSAVDMLEPDPAVGCLVITGSEKAFAAGADIKEMKIKSYMDVYMSDFITSEWERIARCRKPVIAAVAGYALGGGCELAMMCDFILAAENAKFGQPEINLGIIPGAGGTQRLPRFVGKSKAMEMALLGQARMMDAAEAERCGLVSRIVPLNELIDEAVSTGQKIADLSQPIVMMAKESVNRAYETTLNEGIRFERRLFHSAFSTEDQKEGMSAFAEKRKPNFKNK, encoded by the coding sequence GTGAATTACGAAAATATATTAGTCGAGAAGCGAGGCAATGTTGCACTTATCACATTGAATCGTCCTGAGGTGTTAAATGCTCTATCACCTGATCTTATGCGTGAATTGTCTTCGGCTGTCGATATGTTGGAGCCGGACCCAGCTGTGGGTTGTTTAGTCATCACCGGTAGTGAGAAAGCCTTTGCGGCAGGTGCGGATATTAAAGAAATGAAAATAAAGAGTTACATGGATGTTTATATGTCTGATTTTATCACCAGCGAATGGGAGCGCATTGCTCGGTGCCGTAAGCCGGTCATTGCAGCTGTTGCGGGTTATGCCTTAGGAGGTGGATGTGAGCTGGCTATGATGTGTGATTTTATTTTGGCTGCGGAAAATGCCAAATTTGGGCAACCAGAGATCAATCTGGGCATAATACCGGGCGCTGGCGGCACCCAACGATTACCACGGTTTGTAGGGAAGTCAAAAGCTATGGAAATGGCTTTGTTGGGTCAGGCTAGAATGATGGATGCAGCTGAAGCGGAACGGTGCGGTTTGGTTAGTCGCATTGTTCCCCTCAATGAACTTATTGATGAGGCGGTCAGTACGGGACAAAAGATTGCCGATTTGAGCCAACCTATAGTAATGATGGCTAAAGAAAGTGTGAACAGAGCTTATGAGACAACCCTTAATGAGGGTATTCGTTTCGAAAGACGTTTATTTCATTCCGCTTTTTCTACAGAGGATCAAAAAGAAGGAATGTCTGCGTTTGCTGAGAAGCGGAAGCCAAATTTTAAGAATAAGTAG
- a CDS encoding transcriptional repressor: MEPTTAVLDLIDQLRDCGVTPTKQRLTIAKVLFGKKQHVSADQLLEMVRREDSTVSRATVYNTLNLFLNKKLIKALIIDKYKVVYDTNTSIHHHVYYVETGKLIDVSPKDVGLLELPRIPMGFEIEGADVVIRVRRMQSA; this comes from the coding sequence ATGGAGCCAACCACAGCTGTGCTAGATTTGATTGATCAGTTAAGGGATTGCGGCGTTACGCCGACTAAGCAACGCTTAACTATTGCTAAAGTTCTTTTTGGCAAGAAGCAGCATGTCAGCGCCGACCAGTTGCTAGAAATGGTGAGGCGGGAGGATTCTACTGTTTCTCGAGCGACTGTTTACAATACGCTGAATTTATTCTTGAATAAAAAGTTGATTAAAGCATTAATCATTGATAAGTATAAGGTTGTCTACGATACAAATACTTCGATTCATCACCATGTGTACTACGTCGAGACGGGAAAGTTGATAGACGTAAGCCCTAAAGATGTTGGGCTCTTAGAGTTGCCGCGGATCCCAATGGGGTTTGAGATTGAGGGTGCCGATGTTGTCATTCGTGTCCGTCGGATGCAATCTGCCTAG
- the ispH gene encoding 4-hydroxy-3-methylbut-2-enyl diphosphate reductase, protein MTTTPIVSELHLANPRGFCAGVDRAIEIVELAIKKYGAPVYVKHEVVHNKYVVDDLKSKGAIFIEDLNDVPEGHILIYSAHGVSVQIRTDAKKRKLRVFDATCPLVSKVHAEVVRYRKKGLEVIMIGHKGHPEVEGTMGQVSSGIFLVETIDDVNSLVVKNPDYLAYVTQTTLSVDDASQIVKALVAKYPKIKVPAKDDICYATQNRQDAVKLLAEHCDLIIVVGSANSSNSNRLREVAETRGVRAFLVDNAADLEPDWLTGVTRVGVTAGASAPEVLVAAVVERLKELGVTVVKESSGVQENVVFYVPGVLQRKA, encoded by the coding sequence ATGACGACTACCCCAATAGTTTCTGAGCTGCATTTAGCGAACCCGCGAGGGTTTTGCGCGGGGGTTGATCGAGCCATCGAGATTGTTGAGCTAGCTATTAAGAAGTATGGCGCCCCAGTTTATGTCAAACATGAAGTCGTTCACAACAAGTATGTTGTTGATGATTTGAAGTCTAAAGGTGCCATATTCATCGAGGATTTGAATGACGTGCCAGAGGGGCATATCCTGATTTATAGTGCGCACGGCGTATCGGTGCAGATTCGCACGGATGCGAAGAAGAGAAAATTACGGGTTTTTGATGCTACGTGTCCTCTAGTCTCTAAAGTTCATGCCGAAGTGGTTCGATATCGTAAAAAAGGTCTTGAGGTCATTATGATTGGTCACAAAGGACATCCGGAGGTTGAGGGGACTATGGGGCAGGTTTCAAGCGGTATTTTTTTGGTTGAAACTATCGATGACGTAAACAGTCTTGTTGTGAAAAATCCTGACTACTTGGCGTATGTGACTCAAACAACACTCAGTGTGGATGACGCCTCTCAGATTGTTAAAGCACTTGTGGCTAAGTATCCAAAGATAAAGGTCCCTGCGAAAGATGATATTTGTTATGCCACGCAAAATCGCCAAGATGCAGTCAAATTGCTCGCCGAGCATTGTGATCTGATTATTGTCGTTGGCTCAGCTAATAGCTCTAACTCGAATCGACTCAGAGAAGTGGCAGAAACCAGGGGTGTTCGAGCATTTTTGGTCGACAATGCTGCTGACTTGGAACCAGACTGGCTAACCGGGGTGACCAGAGTAGGAGTAACTGCGGGAGCCTCAGCTCCTGAGGTGCTTGTTGCTGCTGTCGTTGAGCGATTAAAAGAACTTGGGGTCACTGTTGTTAAGGAGTCTTCTGGTGTACAGGAGAATGTAGTTTTTTATGTGCCTGGTGTACTGCAGAGAAAAGCGTAA
- the lspA gene encoding signal peptidase II — MYSILCSIEVKRFVKWLLFAVVLVCIDQLTKQLIVRTVGPFDVKQVLPFFAIVFTMNPGAAFSLLADASGWQRWFFSIIAIIAVALLLVMLYRSTKDRFLSFGFVLILSGALGNLIDRIMLGAVVDFILIHWRDFRWPVFNVADSCISIGVGILLFDGFFRKRGEARQTLP, encoded by the coding sequence ATGTATAGCATCTTGTGTTCGATTGAGGTCAAACGTTTTGTCAAATGGTTGTTGTTTGCAGTGGTGCTCGTGTGTATTGATCAACTGACAAAGCAGTTGATTGTCCGGACAGTAGGTCCTTTTGACGTTAAGCAGGTGCTTCCATTTTTTGCAATTGTGTTTACGATGAATCCGGGTGCGGCTTTTAGTCTTCTGGCGGATGCATCAGGATGGCAAAGATGGTTCTTTTCTATCATTGCGATTATTGCAGTTGCCCTTTTGTTAGTTATGCTGTACCGAAGCACCAAAGACCGATTCTTATCGTTTGGTTTCGTTTTAATACTATCAGGTGCTCTTGGTAATTTAATTGATCGAATTATGCTTGGTGCGGTTGTTGATTTTATCTTGATTCATTGGCGAGATTTCCGTTGGCCTGTATTCAACGTGGCAGATTCTTGTATTTCTATAGGTGTAGGTATTTTACTATTTGATGGTTTTTTTCGGAAACGAGGCGAGGCGCGGCAAACTCTACCATGA
- the ileS gene encoding isoleucine--tRNA ligase, with translation MDYKKTLNLPDTPFPMRANLAKREPLWVAQWQTDGLYQKIREKAKGRPTFILHDGPPYANGDIHIGHAVNKVLKDIIVKSKTLAGFDAPYVPGWDCHGLPIEHQIEKLHGKGIEPAKFRSLCREYAGQQIDRQRKDFMRLGVLGDWDNPYKTMEFQTEADTIRSLASIQQNGFLQEGAKPVHWCLDCGSALADAEVEYEDKKSPAIDVGFSVSDTKALASALRFTHINDPVFAVIWTTTPWTLPANQAVAVGADIDYSLVRISDGLLILASELVGSCVQRYGILEFEILCNFKGDKLEGLWLQHPFYNRRSLIITGDHVTLEAGTGLVHTAPAHGVEDYVAGLRYGLEVDNPVGADGKFYASVPIVGGMLVWDANKKIIEILRENHKLLQEVAYEHSYPVCWRHKTSIIFRATKQWFIGLDCGEDSIRSRAAKAIAETSFYPSWGRARLEGMISNRPDWCVSRQRSWGTPMSLVVHAETEELHPDTPALMEAVAKRVEIKGIDAWFELDLEELLGEDAKNWKKVRHTLDVWFDSGTTHRSVLATRGDLTKPADLYLEGSDQHRGWFQSSLLTGCAIDGRAPYKSLLTHGFVVDGKGRKMSKSMGNVIAPQKISDTLGADVLRLWAASTDYSAELTISDEILKRVVESYRRIRNTLRFLLANLSDFDPKVDRLDPADWLEVDRYAVQITQRLQQKIERDYEQFEFHHVVQKFQTFCSEDLGGFYLDILKDRLYTSGESSLERKAAQNAIWHITNSLLRLMAPILSFTADEAWAIFIRDDQDSVLLYGWYEFPHIDQDLLPKWDHLRRLRALAQKKLEEKRSAGAIGSSLQAEVSATAYGQDYDLLSSLQDDSRYLFLTSSFNLTKGDSPDFIMTVDKSLHKKCERCWHYRSDVGSISGHETICGRCVSNLSGGGQQRRYV, from the coding sequence ATGGACTATAAAAAAACATTGAATCTTCCTGATACGCCATTTCCGATGCGTGCGAATTTAGCGAAGCGCGAGCCTCTTTGGGTTGCACAATGGCAAACCGACGGCCTGTATCAAAAAATTCGAGAGAAAGCGAAGGGTAGACCTACGTTCATCTTGCATGACGGCCCACCTTATGCCAATGGTGATATCCATATTGGGCATGCTGTTAATAAGGTTCTCAAAGATATTATTGTCAAATCCAAAACGCTTGCTGGTTTTGATGCGCCGTATGTTCCCGGATGGGATTGCCATGGTTTGCCAATTGAACACCAGATCGAGAAGTTACACGGGAAGGGAATAGAACCTGCAAAATTTCGTTCTCTTTGTCGAGAGTACGCCGGGCAGCAGATAGACCGGCAAAGAAAAGATTTTATGCGTCTTGGTGTACTCGGGGATTGGGATAATCCCTATAAAACCATGGAGTTTCAAACTGAAGCTGATACGATTCGATCGCTGGCAAGCATTCAGCAAAATGGATTCTTGCAAGAAGGAGCTAAACCCGTACACTGGTGTCTTGATTGTGGCTCGGCACTCGCTGATGCTGAAGTCGAATACGAGGACAAAAAATCTCCAGCAATAGATGTTGGCTTTTCTGTTTCAGACACAAAGGCTCTGGCTTCCGCGCTGAGGTTTACGCACATCAACGATCCTGTATTTGCCGTGATCTGGACAACTACCCCTTGGACGTTGCCAGCAAATCAGGCGGTTGCTGTTGGAGCAGATATTGACTACTCGCTTGTTCGAATTTCGGATGGTTTGCTCATATTAGCTAGCGAGCTAGTTGGATCTTGTGTTCAGCGATATGGCATTTTGGAGTTTGAGATCCTATGTAATTTCAAAGGAGATAAGCTCGAGGGCCTTTGGCTTCAACATCCGTTTTATAACCGACGATCGTTAATAATTACTGGAGACCACGTGACCTTAGAAGCGGGAACTGGTTTGGTTCACACCGCCCCAGCTCATGGTGTTGAGGATTATGTGGCTGGTCTACGTTATGGCCTTGAGGTTGATAATCCTGTTGGTGCTGATGGTAAGTTCTATGCCTCGGTTCCCATTGTTGGAGGCATGTTGGTTTGGGACGCAAACAAAAAAATTATTGAGATTCTCCGTGAAAATCACAAGTTGCTGCAAGAGGTTGCGTATGAACACAGTTACCCTGTGTGTTGGAGGCATAAAACGTCAATTATCTTCAGAGCAACTAAGCAGTGGTTTATTGGACTCGATTGCGGTGAGGATTCCATTAGGAGTCGTGCAGCAAAGGCCATAGCTGAGACCTCTTTTTATCCCAGTTGGGGCCGTGCTCGATTAGAGGGTATGATCAGTAACCGACCTGATTGGTGTGTGTCTAGGCAAAGAAGCTGGGGGACGCCGATGTCGTTAGTGGTGCATGCTGAGACGGAGGAATTACATCCCGATACACCTGCTCTCATGGAGGCAGTAGCTAAGCGGGTAGAGATTAAGGGTATCGATGCCTGGTTCGAGCTTGACCTCGAGGAACTCTTAGGCGAAGACGCAAAGAATTGGAAGAAAGTCAGACATACGCTCGATGTCTGGTTTGACTCTGGGACTACACACAGGAGTGTTCTTGCGACGCGCGGAGATTTGACAAAGCCGGCGGATTTGTATTTGGAAGGCTCTGACCAACATCGAGGTTGGTTTCAATCAAGTCTTCTCACAGGTTGTGCGATCGATGGTCGGGCTCCGTATAAGAGTCTACTTACTCACGGATTTGTGGTGGATGGTAAAGGACGAAAAATGTCCAAATCCATGGGTAACGTAATAGCACCACAAAAGATCTCAGACACGCTAGGTGCTGACGTGTTGCGCCTATGGGCTGCGTCAACAGATTACTCTGCGGAGTTAACGATATCTGATGAAATTTTAAAGCGGGTGGTTGAAAGTTATCGGCGTATCCGTAATACGCTGAGATTCTTACTCGCTAATCTCAGTGATTTTGATCCAAAGGTAGATAGGCTAGACCCGGCTGATTGGCTTGAGGTTGATCGTTATGCGGTGCAAATTACTCAGCGATTACAGCAGAAAATTGAACGCGATTATGAGCAGTTTGAGTTTCATCATGTAGTGCAAAAATTTCAAACATTTTGTTCTGAAGATCTGGGTGGCTTTTACCTGGATATCCTGAAAGATCGACTCTATACAAGTGGGGAAAGTTCGCTTGAGCGGAAGGCGGCGCAGAATGCGATATGGCACATCACAAATTCTTTACTACGTTTAATGGCGCCGATCCTGTCATTTACAGCTGATGAGGCCTGGGCTATTTTCATTCGCGATGATCAAGATTCTGTGTTGTTATATGGCTGGTATGAGTTCCCTCATATCGATCAAGATTTATTGCCTAAGTGGGATCACCTGAGGCGATTGCGGGCGCTCGCACAGAAGAAACTAGAAGAGAAGCGAAGTGCTGGCGCTATTGGGTCCTCGTTGCAGGCTGAGGTTAGTGCGACTGCGTATGGACAAGACTACGACCTATTGAGCTCCCTTCAGGATGACTCGCGTTATTTATTCTTGACGTCCTCGTTTAATTTGACAAAAGGTGATTCGCCAGACTTTATTATGACGGTAGATAAGAGCTTGCATAAAAAATGCGAAAGATGCTGGCACTATCGGTCAGACGTAGGTTCCATCTCGGGACATGAAACTATTTGTGGGCGATGTGTCAGTAATTTATCTGGCGGTGGCCAGCAGAGACGTTATGTATAG
- a CDS encoding bifunctional riboflavin kinase/FAD synthetase: MRVLTLREPGCKIGRALTIGNFDGVHLGHQAILEHLVSVASKKNLIPSVLIFQPHPAEFFSPSKAPIRLYGIREKVCSFFDAGIEQVCLLPFNVKYARMLAEDFVHDVLVKELSVQWLLVGDDFRFGSGRSGDYQMLQNRSLELGFEVEANRTIKISEVRVSSTVVREALLSGNLNFAEELLGKRYNIIGRVVRGDQIGRTLGFPTANIHFGRESFPLSGVFTAYVDGPELNQRPALVSVGKRPTVKSRGDVCIETYILDFDGDLYGQMLNVTFVRKIRDQEAFTSTCDLIDAMKEDERNARLSFELNVT; encoded by the coding sequence ATGCGAGTTTTAACACTCAGAGAGCCAGGATGCAAGATTGGGCGTGCCCTCACCATCGGTAATTTCGATGGCGTGCACTTGGGACATCAAGCCATATTGGAACATTTGGTATCTGTAGCTTCTAAAAAAAATCTCATTCCTTCCGTTTTGATTTTTCAACCGCACCCCGCAGAATTTTTTTCGCCTAGTAAAGCCCCAATCAGGCTTTATGGAATCCGGGAGAAAGTATGCTCGTTTTTTGACGCGGGTATTGAGCAAGTCTGTTTGCTCCCCTTCAATGTTAAATACGCCCGGATGCTAGCCGAAGACTTTGTGCATGATGTGCTGGTAAAAGAGCTCTCGGTGCAGTGGTTATTGGTTGGGGATGACTTTAGGTTTGGATCGGGCCGGAGCGGTGATTATCAAATGCTACAGAATCGTAGTCTTGAATTAGGTTTTGAGGTCGAGGCTAATCGAACCATTAAAATTAGCGAGGTACGCGTGTCTAGCACCGTTGTTCGAGAAGCTTTGTTGAGTGGGAATCTTAACTTTGCGGAAGAATTGTTAGGCAAGCGTTACAATATCATTGGTCGCGTAGTTCGAGGTGATCAAATTGGTAGGACGTTAGGATTTCCTACTGCGAATATACATTTTGGCAGAGAGTCTTTTCCTCTGTCTGGAGTGTTCACGGCTTATGTTGATGGCCCTGAACTTAATCAGCGGCCGGCGCTAGTAAGCGTTGGGAAGAGGCCTACCGTGAAGAGTAGGGGAGATGTTTGTATTGAGACATACATCCTTGATTTCGATGGTGATTTGTATGGCCAAATGCTTAATGTCACATTCGTTCGTAAAATTCGTGACCAAGAGGCGTTCACCAGTACGTGTGACCTTATTGATGCTATGAAAGAAGATGAAAGAAACGCTCGTCTTTCTTTTGAATTAAACGTTACTTAA
- a CDS encoding CysB family HTH-type transcriptional regulator, with protein MKLQQLRYICEVAKHNLNLSKAATELYTSQPGISKQIKALEEELGVDIFIRRGKRFVGITEPGQEIIKKSQVALIELSNLKTIGSEFSDETSGSLTIATTHTQARYALPSIIKLFREKYPRVRLSLYQGSPSRIVEMTLSGEADIAIATEATSLTNELAMLPCYQWNRCVLTPPRHPLLKSKNISLQEICAYPIITYDLTHTGRPIIKQTFEANGLKPDIILTAIDADVIKTYVELGIGIGIVSMMAFDPLRDNKIRAMDASHLFEPSTTGIGIRKNTYMRGYVYDFISMFAPHLNPTAVDAIVSKQAR; from the coding sequence ATGAAACTACAACAGCTCAGATACATATGTGAGGTTGCAAAACACAACCTTAATTTATCAAAGGCTGCGACCGAACTATATACATCCCAACCCGGGATCAGCAAACAGATTAAGGCGCTTGAAGAGGAACTAGGTGTTGATATCTTCATCAGACGAGGAAAACGGTTTGTTGGCATTACAGAGCCAGGCCAAGAAATCATCAAAAAATCCCAAGTTGCGCTCATTGAATTAAGCAATCTAAAAACGATAGGCAGCGAGTTCTCGGACGAAACATCAGGAAGCTTAACTATTGCGACAACGCACACACAGGCTCGATATGCACTTCCTAGCATCATCAAACTATTCCGCGAAAAATATCCTAGAGTACGATTATCACTGTACCAAGGCAGCCCTTCACGGATAGTAGAAATGACGTTGTCGGGAGAGGCGGACATTGCCATAGCCACCGAAGCGACGTCTTTAACTAACGAGCTCGCGATGCTACCTTGCTACCAGTGGAATCGCTGCGTACTAACCCCACCGCGACATCCTCTGTTAAAGAGTAAAAATATTTCTTTGCAAGAGATTTGTGCGTATCCGATCATCACATATGATTTAACGCATACAGGTCGCCCCATCATCAAACAAACGTTTGAGGCAAACGGCTTAAAACCAGACATCATACTGACAGCTATAGATGCAGACGTAATTAAAACGTATGTCGAGCTCGGGATCGGCATTGGGATAGTTTCGATGATGGCTTTCGACCCATTGCGCGATAATAAAATCAGAGCTATGGATGCCAGCCACCTATTCGAACCCAGCACAACCGGTATTGGCATTCGAAAAAACACCTATATGCGCGGATATGTTTACGATTTCATATCCATGTTTGCCCCGCACCTTAATCCTACCGCTGTTGACGCCATCGTCAGTAAACAGGCGCGCTAA
- the murJ gene encoding murein biosynthesis integral membrane protein MurJ — translation MGLFKFLSVISFFTLVSRILGLIREMVIAAKFGASASTDALFVAFRIPNLLRKLFAEGAFAQAFVPILSEYREREGDERAKLLIGHVASLLSLLLLIVSIVGVLCAPYLVYVIATGFNDSADQAELTVNLIRLTFPYLFFISLTSLCSSVLNTWSRFAVPAFTPALLNISFIGSALYLTPFFDPPIMALGLAILMGGAAQLLFQIPFLLRLKLWPRFRWNPADPGVIQILKKMAPAVLGVSAAQISLVINTNIASRMQTGSVSWLTYADRLMELPVGLLGVAMGTVILPALSISVANSKKEEYQTTLDWGLTLMLVISIPSVLGLVVLSEPILMTLFMRDQFSFADVSMTKIAFWGYGVGLVPIVMVKLLAPVFYANKDTKAPVQIAIKAVFFTQLLNVFFLMFLPNHVKHAGLALAISGGAWLNAVMLITSLRRRGLFVVSNNWILVCRDCAVAAGAMTLTIAYVSFNIEWLHFASWGRAGLLLCVILLGVIIYILGLKVLGHRLKDLLVVKQPTQT, via the coding sequence ATGGGTTTGTTTAAGTTTTTATCGGTTATCAGTTTCTTTACCTTGGTTTCTCGAATCCTCGGGTTAATCAGGGAAATGGTTATTGCCGCGAAGTTTGGAGCCAGCGCCTCGACTGACGCACTATTTGTCGCTTTTCGTATTCCCAACCTGTTGAGAAAGCTTTTCGCTGAGGGCGCCTTTGCTCAAGCCTTTGTTCCAATTTTATCGGAATATCGTGAACGAGAGGGCGATGAGCGAGCCAAATTATTGATTGGCCATGTCGCTAGTTTACTCTCTCTGCTGCTTCTGATTGTTTCAATAGTTGGTGTACTTTGTGCACCTTATCTGGTTTACGTGATTGCGACTGGCTTTAATGATTCAGCAGATCAGGCCGAGTTAACAGTAAATTTAATTCGTCTCACGTTTCCATATTTATTTTTCATATCTTTGACGAGCCTTTGTTCTTCTGTTCTGAATACTTGGAGTCGTTTTGCGGTTCCAGCGTTTACTCCGGCGCTGTTAAATATCAGCTTTATTGGATCGGCACTTTATTTAACGCCATTTTTTGATCCACCGATAATGGCTCTTGGGCTAGCCATATTAATGGGTGGCGCCGCACAGCTCCTTTTTCAGATTCCGTTTTTGCTGCGACTTAAACTTTGGCCAAGATTCCGTTGGAATCCTGCTGACCCAGGTGTGATTCAAATTTTGAAGAAGATGGCGCCCGCCGTATTGGGGGTCTCTGCGGCTCAGATTTCCTTGGTTATCAATACAAATATTGCTTCTAGAATGCAAACAGGTAGCGTGAGTTGGCTAACTTATGCGGATCGATTAATGGAACTGCCAGTTGGATTGCTCGGCGTCGCGATGGGCACTGTAATTTTGCCAGCGCTATCTATTTCTGTCGCAAACAGCAAAAAAGAAGAGTATCAAACCACTCTAGACTGGGGCTTAACCCTTATGTTGGTTATCTCAATACCGAGCGTGTTGGGGTTGGTCGTTCTATCCGAACCTATTCTTATGACACTATTTATGCGAGATCAGTTTTCGTTCGCAGATGTTTCTATGACGAAAATTGCGTTCTGGGGGTATGGCGTGGGTTTGGTTCCTATCGTGATGGTTAAACTTCTTGCCCCTGTTTTTTATGCCAATAAGGATACAAAGGCGCCAGTACAAATTGCTATTAAGGCTGTGTTTTTTACTCAGCTACTGAACGTCTTTTTTTTGATGTTTTTGCCGAATCATGTGAAGCACGCAGGGCTGGCCTTAGCGATTTCTGGAGGCGCTTGGTTGAACGCCGTTATGCTCATCACAAGTTTGCGTAGGCGAGGGCTATTTGTTGTCAGTAATAATTGGATATTAGTTTGCAGAGATTGTGCGGTAGCGGCTGGCGCAATGACTTTGACTATTGCTTATGTCTCTTTCAATATTGAGTGGTTGCATTTCGCTTCCTGGGGACGAGCCGGATTGCTCCTGTGTGTAATACTGCTTGGAGTAATAATCTACATACTTGGCTTGAAAGTCCTTGGCCATCGATTAAAGGATCTTTTGGTTGTGAAGCAACCCACCCAAACCTAA
- the rpsT gene encoding 30S ribosomal protein S20 — translation MPNIASAKKRARQTDKRNAHNASLRSELRTMIKKVRKAIYAGDKDVAVSTYANAQSRIDSIADKKIIHKNSAARHKSKLSRAIKTMG, via the coding sequence ATGCCAAACATTGCATCAGCCAAGAAGCGAGCTCGTCAAACTGATAAACGAAATGCCCACAATGCTTCTCTTAGATCAGAGCTTCGAACGATGATCAAAAAAGTTCGGAAAGCAATATATGCTGGCGATAAGGACGTCGCGGTCAGTACATACGCAAATGCGCAAAGTAGAATCGACTCAATTGCGGACAAAAAGATTATTCATAAAAATTCAGCGGCACGGCATAAGAGTAAACTTTCTCGTGCAATTAAAACAATGGGCTAA